The following are encoded together in the Strongyloides ratti genome assembly S_ratti_ED321, chromosome : 2 genome:
- a CDS encoding tRNA modification GTPase GTPBP3, mitochondrial — translation MRISSIVRCALNLRHNIYAVSSGSVPSAIAIVRLSGKDALSHIKKLTRKEVITPRKMFYSPLYDKDGDIIDKSMVVYLKGPNTFTGEDTAEFFVHGGRAVVRSLCNELALLKNTDYAKAGEFTRRALINKKMDLAQVEALSDLIAADSDAQRKQALKSDSIGIVMKPLREKLLNLIAQYEASIDFADDVISNSDSVINDAKKIINELEKLEKSSKRGTLIKDGISVVLVGRTNVGKSSLMNRIAENDIALVSDIHGTTRDFLETRIQLNGLLLIITDTAGIRNDSIDVLELKGIERSINKANNADIIVIVIDGSNCLDINNEVEFLSNKIKFNEKKRKIICINKSDLFETNNMKFKNLDKFIITSTVDSNGIDNLIKKLSAEATSLLEDSHNNSDFVLSQQRHIQLIKRSKEFLENFIINTTIDRAIAAENLRECADSIGEITGTIVNEDILDSIFNTFCIGK, via the exons ATGAGAATCAGTTCTATTGTTAGATGTGCACTTAATTTACGTCACAATATTTATGCAGTTAGTTCTGGTTCTGTACCATCTGCTATAGCAATTGTTAGATTATCTG gaAAAGATGCATTAtcacatattaaaaaattgacaCGAAAAGAAGTAATAACTCcaagaaaaatgttttattcaCCTTTGTATGATAAGGATGGtgatattattgataaatcaATGGTCGTGTACCTAAAAGGTCCCAATACATTTACTGGAGAAGATACAGCTGAATTTTTTGTACATGGTGGTAGAGCAGTTGTAAGAAGTCTTTGTAATGAACTTGCTTTATTGAAGAATACGGATTATGCTAAGGCTGGTGAATTTACACGTAG agctttaattaataaaaaaatggatcTTGCTCAAGTGGAGGCATTGTCTGACCTTATTGCAGCTGATAGTGATGCTCAAAGAAAACAAGCATTAAAGTCAGATTCTATAGGTATTGTGATGAAACCTTTGAGAGagaaacttttaaatttaattgcaCAATATGAGGCATCCATTGATTTTGCTGATGATGTTATTTCTAACAGTGATAGTGTAATTAATGATgcgaaaaaaataattaatgaacTGGAAAAATTAGAGAAATCTTCTAAACGTGGtacattaataaaagatgGAATTAGTGTAGTTTTAGTTGGGAGAACTAATGTAGGAAAAAGTAGTTTAATGAATCGTATAGCAGAAAATGATATAGCTCTTGTTTCTGATATTCATGGAACAACAAGAGATTTTTTAGAAACAAGAATACAATTAAATGgtcttttattaataattacaGATACTGCTGGTATTAGAAATGATAGTATTGATGTACTAGAATTAAAAGGAATTGAACGTTCAATAAATAAAGCAAATAATGCTGATATTATTGTAATTGTTATTGATGGTTCAAATTGTTTAGATATTAACAATGAAGttgaatttttaagtaataaaataaaatttaatgaaaaaaaaagaaaaattatttgtataaataaaagtgatttatttgaaacaaataatatgaagtttaaaaatttagataaatttattataacatcAACGGTTGATTCAAATGGTATtgataatttgataaaaaagttatcagCTGAAGCAACATCTTTATTAGAAGATTCTCATAATAATTCAGATTTTGTTTTATCACAACAAAGGCATatacaattaattaaaagatcAAAAGAATTTCtggaaaattttattataaatacaaCTATAGATAGGGCAATTGCTGCAGAAAATTTAAGGGAATGCGCTGACAGTATTGGTGAAATAACAGGGACAATTGTGAATGAAGATATCTTGGATAGTATTTTCAATACTTTTTGTATTggcaaataa
- a CDS encoding Bazooka, with product MSLRTSTSNGRVNSLSFSYYHPQMSSTSSTSTTTTTSSISPGDKIECQKFPNKNYQKNVNSGTLIYSTSSKSQQNYFPKNDAEKIVEVTNLSTPPAGGLRVFQHYMNTYNEPDQRGIISNISSDKGINKMSKSVSESSGIMIKEDLTKMIDDNNKTKFTKNSSTSLSFHNTLPSINPFKATSARKSKINDNFFIMKERLDEKMNEKKQINEDVPKKNVSFQLTRIPYDMLEECYRHEHKPTEWSVITLNNETKNIPIGIEDSFTPITKANSRKLDAIEIDDIEKDSRIYLDGRFREGDHIKEINGRPVYQMSSQRVKSYFEEMKTMENPSLTLDVKYEDILERTEEIKNKNLKNSFKKDQLTEIVTPIQSKLQQVNSTLIKSNEKDIVLIKANNGFGFNVTSRYNAQNECLLYVSTVKLDSVAYGILEIGDRILKLNNECLSESSQNQFVSQLKAIPVGEKITLCIARSDIDKKEDNNNAKEGNLYGNIIDKKQPTKTMGEGLHKNDISQNSANFINEKIEIKDILIPFNSTPSSGLGISLKARCIHKANGEKQDVGIFVKKALVGGSAYNSGLLKENDRLIGIEGIDLTKYPTNKKAFETIADCLNSLDKNKTHVRLKISRIVSNDKTSDEESLSNVKIDVVRDDQYNDYFYEPNNLVSPALIRAEKNGVTSVTVNDQDSDLPMNTFQNEDDLYFDRQSKTRQSISEKRKNVSNNDPTNLEVFQKIKHLRQTSAPTTTSQSFPKYSPLLNAKKIRNIDSSTNVPINEKSVDINEKILKSINQDSNKNFQSTTPLINQYKPQRSRSSDMTHKKSFFEKNRNAVTMNNFKTPSPKQNTPDKIINIGYSEVPTIEKYERHMYQGPAIQPNMPQTYSFQVPFESRRGSQRVPPPTYSQTLDKKNNYNRYTMIDPSMSYHVMKQPVVAVPHHQNILYHSPIPPPRFGGREGTKHEIQINNDYYDAFNNYFVASETLPLPLNGVKKTIVPKIPERNPPFFEKVISPQTLKKKNLYDGRSHSVFYYDTVAPSEILKSEVTVKRF from the exons atgtcCTTACGTACATCAACCTCAAATGGACGAGTGaattctttatcattttcatatTATCATCCTCAGATGTCTTCCACATCATCAACCTCAACAACCACAACAACATCATCCATCTCACCAGGAGATAAAATAGAATGTCAAAAATTTCCtaacaaaaattatcaaaaaaatgttaattctGGTACATTAATATACTCAACATCATCTAAATCgcaacaaaattattttcctAAAAATGATGCagaaaaaattgttgaagTAACAAATTTATCAACCCCTCCCG cagGTGGATTACGTGTATTCCAACATTACATGAATACGTACAATGAACCTGACCAAAGAGgaattatttctaatatttcaTCAGATAAaggtataaataaaatgtcaaAATCAGTAAGTGAATCATCGGgaataatgataaaagaagatttaacaaaaatgatagatgataataataaaacaaaatttaccaaaaatTCATCTACCTCATTATCTTTTCATAACACTTTACCATCTATCAATCCATTTAAAGCTACTAGTGCtagaaaaagtaaaattaatgataatttttttattatgaaagAAAGATTAGATGAAAAGATGAATGAAAAAAAACAGATTAATGAAGATGtacctaaaaaaaatgtatcattTCAGTTGACAAGAATACCATATGATATGTTGGAGGAATGTTATAGACATGAACATAAACCAACAGAATGGAGTGTTATAACACTTAACAAtgaaactaaaaatataccCATAGGTATAGAAGATTCTTTTACACCAATAACTAAAGCTAATTCAAGAAAGTTAGATGCAATAGAAATTGATGATATAGAAAAAGATTCAAGAATATATTTAGATGGTAGATTTAGAGAAGGTGATcatattaaagaaattaatggTCGACCTGTCTATCAGATGAGTTCACAACGTGTCAAAAGTTATTTTGAAGAAATGAAAACTATGGAAAATCCTTCATTAACATTAGATGTAAAATATGAAGATATTTTGGAAAGAAcagaagaaattaaaaataaaaatttaaaaaatagttttaagaAAGATCAATTGACAGAGATAGTTACTCCGATACAATCAAAATTACAACAAGTCAATTCAACactaataaaaagtaatgaaaaagatattgtattaataaaagcTAATAATGGTTTTGGTTTTAATGTTACATCAAGATATAATGCTCAAAATGAATGTTTGTTATATGTTTCAACTGTTAAATTAGATTCTGTTGCGTATGGAATTTTAGAGATTGGTGatagaatattaaaattaaacaatgaATGTTTAAGTGAAAGTAGTCAAAATCAATTTGTTTCACAGTTAAAAGCTATTCCTGTTGGagaaaaaataactttatgtATAGCTAGAAGTGATATTGATAAGAAAGAAGATAACAATAATGCTAAAGAAGGTAATTTGTATGgtaatattattgataaaaaacaACCAACAAAAACAATGGGAGAAGGtttacataaaaatgatatcaGTCAAAATTCGgcaaattttataaatgaaaaaattgaaattaaagATATTCTTATACCTTTTAATTCTACACCATCATCAGGATTAGGGATATCATTAAAGGCAAGATGTATACATAAAGCAAATGGAGAAAAACAGGATGTAggtatttttgttaaaaaagcCTTAGTAGGTGGATCAGCATATAATTCAGGattgttaaaagaaaatgatagATTAATAGGAATAGAAGGAATagatttaacaaaatatccaacaaataaaaaagctTTTGAAACTATAGCTGATTGTCTTAATtcattagataaaaataaaacacatgttagattaaaaatatcaagaATTGTTAGTAATGATAAAACATCAGATGAAGAATCATTATCAAATGTAAAAATTGATGTTGTTAGAGATGATCAATacaatgattatttttatgaaccAAACAATTTAGTAAGCCCTGCATTAATAAGAGCTGAAAAAAATGGCGTTACAAGTGTTACTGTTAATGATCAAGATTCTGATTTACCGATGAATACTTTTCAAAATGAAGatgatttatattttgataggCAATCAAAAACAAGACAAAGTATTTCAGAAAAACGTAAAAATGTTTCTAATAATGATCCTACAAATCTTGAagtatttcaaaaaattaaacatctTAGACAAACTTCTGCCCCAACTACTACATCACAATCTTTTCCTAAATATTCTCCTTTGTTAAACGCAAAGAAAATTCGAAACATAGATTCCTCCACGAATGTTCCAATAAACGAAAAGTCAGTCGATatcaatgaaaaaattttaaaatcaattaatcaagattctaataaaaatttccaaTCTACAACTCCACTTATTAATCAATATAAACCACAACGTTCACGCTCCTCAGATATGAcacataaaaaaagtttttttgaaaaaaacaGAAATGCAGTAactatgaataattttaaaacaccATCTCCAAAACAAAACACTccagataaaattattaatattggATACTCTGAAGTACCAActattgaaaaatatgaaaGACATATGTACCAGGGTCCAGCCATACAACCAAATATGCCACAAACATACTCTTTTCAAGTACCATTTGAAAGTAGAAGAGGAAGTCAAAGAGTACCACCACCTACATATTCACAAactttagataaaaaaaacaattataatagATATACAATGATAGATCCAAGTATGTCATACCATGTAATGAAACAACCTGTTGTTGCTGTTCCTCatcatcaaaatattttatatcattctCCAATTCCGCCACCAAGATTTGGAGGAAGAGAAGGAACAAAACATGAAATTCAAATAAACAATGATTATTATGATGCattcaataattattttgttgcCTCTGAAACATTACCTTTACCTCTTAATGGAGTTAAGAAAACTATTGTACCAAAAATACCAGAAAGGAATCCTccattttttgaaaaagtaATTAGTCCACAAActttgaaaaagaaaaatttatatgatgGTAGAAGTCATAGTGTTTTTTACTATGACACTGTTGCTCCTtcagaaattttaaaatcagaAGTTACtgtaaaaagattttaa
- a CDS encoding Transcription elongation factor B polypeptide 1: MDYGEEFSMNEKPTINGPNANYVKLVSSDNHKFYLPKNLVMASGTIKAMLSGPGTYNENECNVVHFKELPSHVLQKVCYYFLYKARYTNSASEIPEFKVEPEMSLELLMAANFLDC, from the exons ATGGATTATGGTGAAGAATTTAGTATGAATGAAAAGCCAACAATTAATGGACCAAATGCaaattatgttaaattaGTTAGTTCTGataatcataaattttacCTTCCTAAAAATCTTGTAATGGCTAGTGGTACAATAAAAGCTATGCTTTCTGGACCAGGAACATACAATGAAAATGAATGTAATGTTGTTCATTTTAAAGAGTTACC atCTCATGTTTTGCAAAAAGTGTGCTACTACTTCTTATACAAAGCCAGATATACCAATTCTGCGAGTGAAATTCCTGAGTTTAAAGTTGAACCAGAAATGTCTCTAGAATTGTTAATGGCAGCAAACTTTCTTGATTGTTAG
- a CDS encoding Nematode fatty acid retinoid binding family and EF-hand domain pair-containing protein, with protein sequence MISKRFFTNYLLIFIFITKYCYSDLAPTIETLPLTADEMKTLTLVRDQSTNSGKINFDEFYKLLKEKNLELANKISSAREVWNNKFDNLQTDAKAWMEEVRQAKPTNGKTLTSDEMSKTMNKIRTSFNSLSEDAKKELEENFPAVVMQMGIENNNHINIVTKEPNEE encoded by the coding sequence atgatcagtaaaagattttttactaattatttattaatatttatatttattactaaaTATTGTTATAGTGATTTAGCACCAACAATTGAAACATTACCATTGACTGCTGATGAAATGAAAACTCTAACATTGGTTCGAGATCAATCAACAAATTCAGgaaagataaattttgatgaattttataaacttttaaaagaaaaaaatttagagtTAGCAAATAAAATTTCCTCAGCCAGAGAGGTATGGAATAATAAGTTTGACAATCTTCAGACAGATGCTAAAGCATGGATGGAAGAGGTAAGACAAGCTAAACCTACTAATGGTAAAACATTAACAAGTGATGAAATGTCTAAAACAATGAATAAAATTCGGACAAGTTTTAATAGTTTATCTGAGGATgcaaaaaaagaattagaaGAAAATTTTCCAGCTGTTGTAATGCAAATGggaatagaaaataataatcatataaatatagtaaCAAAAGAACCTAATGAAGAAtga
- a CDS encoding Probable methylmalonate-semialdehyde dehydrogenase [acylating], mitochondrial, protein MLSRLHLTSKRSLSFTKPASIETVKLWIDGKAVESKTSKFVDLTNPATNEVISKVPLSTQDEMLTAVESCKKAYSTWKNTSVLSRQQVFFNLQALIKRDMKKLAANITLEQGKTLPDAEGDVSRGLQVVEHACATGSLQMGETMSNISKDMDTFSIRTPLGVTAGICPFNFPAMIPLWMFPLATVTGNTMILKPSEQDPGCTMMLVELAKEAGLPDGVVNVIHGTHDSVNFICDNPDIKAISFVGSDQAGTHIYQRGCKNGKRVQSNMGAKNHAVVMPDANKETTINQLTAAAFGAAGQRCMALSTAIMVGSTKEWINIVAEKARNLKVGPGHENNVDVGPLISPAAKERAIRIIESAKKEGANVILDGSKCVVNGYEKGNFLGPTIITGVKKHMTCYKEEIFAPVLVVMEANSLDEAIDIINTNQYGNGTAIFTTNGITARRFTNLVEAGQIGINVPIPVPLPQFSFTGNKGSFLGDANFYGKAGLNFYTQWKTVTQFWRSEDATPEAKPQLAFPQLK, encoded by the coding sequence atGTTGTCTAGACTTCACTTAACTTCAAAACGTTCACTTAGTTTTACAAAACCAGCATCTATTGAAACTGTAAAACTTTGGATTGATGGCAAAGCTGTTGAATCAAAAACATCAAAATTTGTTGATTTAACAAATCCTGCTACAAATGAAGTAATTTCAAAAGTACCACTTTCAACACAAGATGAAATGCTTACAGCAGTTGAATCTTGTAAAAAAGCATACTCCACATGGAAAAATACATCAGTTTTATCACGTCAACAAGTTTTCTTTAATTTACAAGCTTTGATCAAAAGagatatgaaaaaattggCTGCAAATATTACACTTGAACAAGGTAAAACACTTCCTGATGCTGAGGGTGACGTTTCACGTGGTCTTCAAGTTGTTGAGCATGCCTGTGCAACAGGTTCTTTACAAATGGGTGAAACTATGTCTAATATCTCTAAAGATATGGATACATTTTCAATAAGAACACCACTTGGTGTAACAGCTGGAATATGCCCATTCAATTTTCCAGCCATGATACCATTGTGGATGTTTCCACTTGCAACTGTTACAGGAAATACAATGATTTTAAAACCATCAGAACAAGATCCTGGCTGTACAATGATGTTAGTTGAACTTGCCAAAGAAGCTGGTCTTCCAGATGGTGTTGTTAATGTAATTCATGGTACTCATGATTcagttaattttatttgtgaTAATCCTGATATTAAAGCAATATCATTTGTTGGATCAGATCAAGCTGGTACACATATATATCAAAGAGGTTGTAAGAACGGTAAACGGGTACAATCAAATATGGGAGCAAAAAATCATGCTGTTGTTATGCCTGATGCTAACAAAGAAACTACCATAAATCAATTGACAGCTGCTGCTTTTGGTGCTGCAGGACAAAGGTGTATGGCTTTGTCAACAGCTATAATGGTTGGTAGTACTAAAGAATGGATAAATATTGTTGCTGAAAAAGCTAGAAATCTTAAAGTTGGTCCTGGTCATGAAAATAATGTTGATGTTGGACCATTAATATCTCCAGCTGCCAAAGAAAGAGCTATAAGAATTATTGAATCAGCAAAAAAAGAAGGTGCTAATGTTATTCTTGATGGTTCAAAATGTGTTGTTAATGGTTATGAGAAAGGTAACTTCCTTGGACCAACAATAATAACAGGAGTTAAAAAACATATGACATGTTATAAAGAAGAGATTTTTGCTCCAGTACTTGTTGTTATGGAAGCTAACTCTTTAGATGAAGcaattgatattattaacaCAAATCAATACGGTAATGGAACAGCTATATTTACAACAAATGGTATTACTGCAAGAAGATTTACCAATTTAGTTGAAGCAGGACAAATTGGAATAAATGTTCCTATTCCTGTTCCACTTCCACAATTTTCATTCACCGGAAATAAAGGTTCTTTCTTAGGAGATGCCAATTTTTATGGTAAGGCTGGTCTTAATTTCTATACTCAATGGAAAACTGTAACACAATTTTGGAGATCAGAAGATGCTACTCCTGAAGCTAAACCACAATTAGCTTTCCCTcaattaaaatag
- a CDS encoding DNA topoisomerase 3-alpha, with translation MKSLAKMSTRVLFVAEKNDVAKSIANILSRGNASRKEGRSKFNKIYEFEGDVLGMRSSIASTSVSGHMKTIDFGPEYQNWESISTIELFNAPIKSFVIETMKNIEQTLGDWAVRCNTLIVWTDCDREGEKIGSEIAETCLRYNRKMDIYRARFSEVTPFAIRNALNNLTRLDQNVISAVECRSELDLRIGAAFTRLQTIYLNKRFGEMLMKWTGDSRSIISYGSCQFPTLGFVVDRYLMVKNFIPENFWKLRAFHLKNGVKTEFNWERGRLFYKPVVESYLVMCQDTISNAKIVSVDKNPKSKFRPIAMDTICLEKLSVRFLKMSAKQAMDLAEKLYSKGFISYPRTETNIFPKNLDLNALINKQKDGTLWGQFAQEILNNGGPNPRNGKKTDEAHPPIHPLALVTKEQLQNNDMFRLYELIVRHFLACCSRDAKGKETTVLMSIGEEMFKASGLQIEDRGFLEIYPYDKWSDKILPEYIVNEKVSENLEVDIHEGMTTAPPLLNEADLISLMDKYGIGTDATHAEHIETIQKRKYCSLNNDRRFVPSSLGLALVESYNNLGYQLSKPDLRSDLEKGLEAICKGEKTKNDVLLNQIYNYKNIFQTVENQINTFGDFFEDQVKNNNIPLNSIENNSSAYNRNRNVSADSTAGRRARGGKSRGNSNSTRPPAPTSKSVDSSSTTTSGTSNNQNLCEDVKCLCNKPSIILTCKHTIASYIFLALEGIAGNNSTTLLEVTDNDDNVNEKDRSIFLMDDKNSFADIIKDIGKHICKSEDHAENHDY, from the exons ATGAAAAGTCTAGCCAAAATGTCTACCAGGGTTCTCTTTGTGGcagaaaaaaatgatgttGCAAAGTCTATagctaatattttatcacgTGGAAATGCATCTAGAAAAGAAGGACgatcaaaatttaataaaatttatgaatttGAAGGAGATGTTTTGGGAATGAGAAGTAGTATAGCATCTACTTCTGTATCAGGACACATGAAGACCATTGATTTTGGTCCAGAATATCAAAATTGGGAAAGTATTAGTACTATTGAGCTGTTTAATGCTCCCATTAAAAGTTTTGTCATAGAAACAATGAAAAACATTGAACAAACTCTGGGTGACTGGGCAGTTAGATGCAATACCTTAATAGTATGGACAGATTGTGATCGTGAGGGAGAAAAAATTGGAAGTGAAATTGCGGAAACATGTTTAAggtataatagaaaaatggATATTTATCGGGCGCGTTTTTCTGAAGTTACACCTTTTGCTATTAGAAATGCACTGAATAACTTGACAAGGCTAGATCAGAATGTGATTAGTGCTGTTGAATGCCGTTCAGAATTAGATCTTAGAATTGGCGCTGCATTTACTAGGTTACAAACAATCTATTTGAACAAAAGATTTGGTGAAATGTTAATGAAATGGACTGGTGATTCCAGAAGTATCATTTCATATGGATCATGTCAATTTCCAACACTAGGATTTGTTGTTGACAGATATTTGATggtaaaaaactttatacCTGAAAATTTCTGGAAATTGCGTgcttttcatttaaaaaatggtgTTAAGACAGAATTTAACTGGGAAAGGGGAAGACTTTTTTACAAACCAGTTGTTGAATCATATTTAGTAATGTGCCAAGATACGATATCTAATGCTAAAATTGTTTCTGTTGACAAGAATCCTAAGTCTAAGTTTAGACCTATTGCAATGGACACAATTTGTTTGGAAAAATTATCAGTTcgctttttaaaaatgagtGCCAAACAGGCTATGGATTTAGCAGAAAAACTTTATTCAAAAGGATTCATTTCTTATCCAAGAACtgaaacaaatatatttccAAAAAATCTTGATTTAAAtgctttaataaataaacaaaaagatGGTACTTTATGGGGTCAATTTGCtcaagaaattttaaataatggtGGTCCAAATCCAAGGAATGGTAAAAAGACTGACGAAGCACATCCTCCCATACATCCATTAGCACTAGTCACAAAGGAACAACttcaaaataatgatatGTTTAGGCTTTATGAATTAATTGTTAGACATTTTCTTGCTTGTTGTTCAAGAGATGCAAAAGGTAAAGAGACAACTGTTTTAATGAGTATTGGTGAAGAAATGTTTAAAGCATCTGGACTTCAGATAGAGGACAGAggatttttagaaatatatcCATACGATAAATGGtcagataaaatattaccaGAATATATTGTAAATGAAAAAGTTTCTGAGAATTTAGAGGTTGACATTCATGAAGGAATGACTACAGCTCCACCATTATTAAATGAAGCGGATCTAATTAGTTTAATGGATAAGTATGGTATTGGAACTGATGCAACTCATGCAGAACACATTGAAACTAtacaaaaaagaaagtattgttcattaaataatgatagaAGATTTGTTCCCAGTTCTCTTGGTCTTGCTTTAGTAGAgtcttataataatttaggTTATCAATTAAGTAAACCAGATTTAAGATCTGATTTAGAGAAAGGTTTAGAAGCAATATGTAAAG GcgaaaaaacaaaaaatgatgttcttttaaatcaaatttataattataaaaatatttttcaaactGTGGAAAATCAGATAAATACTTTTGGAGATTTCTTTGAAGATcaagtaaaaaataacaatattccATTAAATtctattgaaaataatagttCAGCATACAACAGAAATAGAAATGTGTCAGCTGATTCTACTGCTGGTAGAAGAGCAAGAGGAGGTAAAAGTCGTGGTAATAGTAATTCAACAAGACCACCTGCACCTACATCTAAAAGTGTAGATAGTTCTTCTACAACAACTTCTGGAACAAGTAATAATCAAAACTTATGTGAAGATGTTAAATGTTTATGTAACAAAccttcaataattttaact TGTAAACATACAATTGcttcatatatttttcttgCACTTGAAGGTATTGCTGGAAATAATAGTACTACATTATTAGAAGTTACTGATAATGATGACAATGTTAATGAAAAAGACAGGTCTATATTTCTAATGGATGATAAGAATTCTTTTGCTGACATTATTAAAGATATAGGTAAACATATATGCAAATCCGAAGATCATGCTGAAAATCACgattattaa
- a CDS encoding Phytanoyl-CoA dioxygenase, peroxisomal codes for MTMTKISEDNIFLGNDVLTDDQKKKYLMDGYIVIKNCVSKYEIDRYYKRFEDICKGKIKIPTLTIMRDISTLQEEFEGEKVVSKIQDFNDDEILFSYCCYPTIINVVKDLIGNGLKNPTILSMHTMLINKPPDTGKLTSRHPMHQDLNYFPFRPPSGICCAWTAMENINRSNGCLVVIPGSHKGELLKHSYPNWEGGVNKAYHGIQDYDPNTPRVHVEMECGDTVFFHPLLIHGSGANRTNGFRKAISCHYANDSICRYINLKGTIQEHVENEIIEMAKKKFEKKGMTDIEITFPDIWSLRARTVCGKRNHL; via the coding sequence atgactatgacaaaaatatcagaagataatatatttttaggtAATGATGTTTTGACAGATGACcagaagaaaaaatatttgatggATGGATATATTGTTATCAAAAATTGTGTATCTAAATATGAAATTGATAGATATTATAAACGTTTTGAAGATATATGTAAAGGAAAAATCAAAATACCAACATTAACTATTATGAGAGATATCTCAACACTTCAAGAAGAATTTGAGGGTGAAAAAGTTGTTAGTAAAATACAAGATTTTAATGatgatgaaattttatttagttaTTGTTGTTATCCAACAATAATTAATGTTGTTAAAGATTTAATTGGTAATGGTTTAAAAAACCCAACAATTTTATCGATGCATACaatgttaattaataaaCCACCTGATACAGGTAAACTTACATCACGTCATCCAATGCACCAAgacttaaattattttccatTTCGTCCACCATCTGGTATTTGTTGTGCCTGGACAGCTatggaaaatattaatagatCAAATGGTTGTTTAGTTGTTATTCCTGGTTCACATAAAGGAGAACTTCTTAAACATTCATATCCTAATTGGGAGGGTGGAGTTAATAAGGCTTATCATGGTATTCAGGATTATGATCCAAATACTCCAAGAGTACATGTTGAAATGGAATGTGGTGATACTGTATTTTTTCATCCATTATTAATACATGGTTCTGGTGCCAATAGAACTAATGGTTTTAGAAAAGCTATTAGCTGCCATTATGCAAATGACTCAATTTGtagatatattaatttaaaaggaACAATTCAGGAACATGtagaaaatgaaataattgaaatggctaaaaaaaaatttgaaaaaaaaggaaTGACTGATATTGAGATTACTTTTCCTGATATATGGAGTTTAAGAGCCAGGACAGTTTGTGGTAAAAGaaatcatttataa
- a CDS encoding LP02169p, which produces MSSIFDSIAELRKCQWYWGSISSREAENLLAIEPPGTFLVRDSRNENYIYSLTFKTESGPHSLIKSQSIIQFIEKTIEYSKNIQQHCLLMHSNNHLNNGAEQIFLLYPLKRTNLMPSLKYWCRISVRNYIHDVSKIKSFPLPTVLQKYLMEKKYLMIS; this is translated from the exons ATGTCTTCAATTTTTGATTCAATAGCTGAGTTACGAAAA tgtCAATGGTATTGGGGTAGTATCTCATCACGTGAGGCTGAAAATCTCCTTGCAATTGAACCTCCAGGGACTTTTTTAGTCCGTGATTCTCGAAATgaaaattacatttattcATTAACATTCAAGACAGAAA GTGGACCAcattctttaataaaatcacagtcaattatacaatttatagaaaaaacaattgaatatagtaaaaatatacagCAACATTGTCTTTTGATGCACAgtaataatcatttaaataatggtgctgaacaaatatttttattatatccaTTGAAAAGAACAAATTTGATGCCATCATTAAAATACTGGTGTAGAATATCTGTAAGAAATTATATTCATGATGTcagtaaaattaaatcatttcCTCTACCCACTGTTCTACAAAAGTATTTGATGGAAAAGAAGTACCTTATGATTTCTTAA